From the Streptomyces sp. NBC_01216 genome, the window TCGAAGAGCAGGACGCCGTTGCACAGCAGGCTCCAGCCCTGCTCGGGGTGGTGTGCCATCAGTCGGGCCGCCTCCCGGTCGGCGGACGCGGCGGTGGGACAGGCAGGCTGGTGCTGGCACATGGATGGGTTCTTTCGCTGGGTCGTGGTGATGGTCCTGCGGCTCGACGCGGTGCTCATGGCCGCTCCCCCGTAGTCGGTTCGGTGGGTCCAGTGTTCCCCCGCGGACGTCGATCCGCAGGGATTTCGCGGCAGCTCTTCCTACTGCATAAAGACGTATCACCCGCGCGGGCGGTTCAACGCAACTGGGCGGTCTCTTCGGGTGGTTCGCTATGGCCCTGGTGGGCTAGTCCTTCCGGGGGGAGGTGTTCGAGGGGTGCGTACGGCGCGCCCCACCGGCGTGACGAGGGCAGCAGGGCGCCCCGCGGCCCGGTCGGCCGCGGGGCGGGGTCCCTCGGTGTGCCGGTTCAGGCAGGCGCCGGAGTGCCGAACAACGGCGGCGCGAGCCGCAGGGTGAGGACGGGCAGCAGGTCGGCGACCCGGTGCGGCAGGTGCGCGGCGATACCCGGGGGTGCGGGCGCGAGCGGGACCAGCAGATCGGCCGGGTCGGGCGCGGACGTGCCGTCCTCCGTCGTGTCGCCGTGCAGCCACAGCGTCAGCATGTAGAGCTCCGGGATCGAGAGCAGGCGTGGCTGGTACGCCGTGGGCAGCGACTCGGCCTGGAGCAGTGCGCGTTCGGTCGCCGCGACGTAGGGCCCCTCGAAGAAGTGAGAGAACGTCCAGCCGTCAGGGGTGAGCATGGTGTCGGCCGCGGCGACGGCCCGCTCGGCTCCGCGGATCAGGAAGCGCCAGCCGACCAGCCTGGTGCGCGGCGCACCGCCCGGCGGGGTGACCTGGTCCCGCACGTCCAGGACGTGCACGGGCAGGGGGAGTTCGGGGCTCAACGGTCCCTGCGCGGACCGGAGGGCGGGCGTTCGGGCCTCACGGACGGCGGTGGGGGAGCCGAGGGCCGCGAGGACACTGCGCAGTGCCGGCGCGGGGGCCGGGGAGGGTCGGAGCATGGTGGGTCGCCTCTCACTCAGGAGACACGGTGTCGCGTGGGCAGGTACGACGGCGCTGTCGGCTGCCGGGCCGGAGTCAGGATCCGTGGCCGGGCGCCAACACTCTGCCTCGTTCGCGGAGTTTATACGACACGTGTTCACACGGTGTTTCCGCTAGCCGTCGCCGATATTGCGGGCAAGGCTTCATCCGGCCTTATTTCCACAGCGATTACCGGGATTTATGAAGAGTGCGCGTCATCTGCCTGCGGCGGGGGCACCACGGCGGACGGCCGGTTCCCGCCCCCGGGGTGTGGGGAAATATGACGGAAGGGCATTTCATCGCCGCGTGCCCGTGGAATGTGCCGCCCGACCACCTCTCTCAGCCTACCGTCCGACGGACTCGCTTCGCAGGCGTTATGGATCAGTCGGCCGGGGCATCATCGTCGGTGACGCGCGGCCCCTCCCACGGCCGCCCCGCATCGAGGAAGGACACTTCCATGGGGGAGAAGGTCGTGGCAGACGGGTTCGCCCTGTCCGATCGACAGCGCTACCGCAGAAAGCTCCAGCAGTGCCTGGCGGCTCTCGCCAGGCTGCTGGACGAGCGGAGGTTCGACCGCCCGCGGAATCTGATCGGCCTGGAGATCGAACTCAATCTGGCCGGCTCCGACGGTATGCCACGGATGGTCAATGGAGCCGTCCTGGAGCGCATCGCGAGCTCGGATTTCCAGACGGAACTGGGAATGTTCAACCTCGAAGTGAACATCGCCCCGCACCGGATCGGCGGCCGGGTATTCGACCGGCTCGCGGAGGAGCTCAGGATCGGCCTGGGATATGCCGACCGCAAGGCCCGCGAAGTCGACTCGGGCGTCGTCATGATCGGAATTCTGCCGACGCTCGCACAGGACGACCTCGTCTTCGAGAACCTTTCGGACGTCGACCGGTACACCCTCCTCAACGACCAGATCGTGTCGGCACGCGGCGAGGACTTCACCCTCGACATACAAGGAGTGGAGCGGCTCGCCTGTACGTCGACGTCGATCGTCCCCGAGGCGGCCTGCACCTCCGTCCAACTGCATCTCCAGGTCACCCCGGGAAGGTTCTCCGCGGTCTGGAACGCGGCGCAGGCCACGGCAGCGGTCCAGACGGCGATCGGCGCCAACTCGCCCTTCCTCTTCGGCCGCGAGCTGTGGAGGGAGTCCCGGCCCCCGCTCTTCCAGCAGGCCACGGACACCCGGCCGCCGGAACTCCAGACGCAGGGGGTACGCCCGCGTACCTGGTTCGGGGAGCGGTGGGTCGACTCCGTGTACGACCTCTTCGAGGAGAACCTGCGGTACTTCCCGGCACTGCTGCCGATCTGCGACGAGGAGGACCCGCTGCGCGTCCTGGAGGAGGGCGGGGTGCCGCGGCTCCAGGAGCTCGTCCTGCACAACGGCACGGTCTACCGGTGGAACCGTCCGGTGTACGGCTGGGTGGACGGCGTCCCGCACCTCCGGGTGGAGAACCGGGTCCTGCCGGCCGGCCCGACGGTCACCGACGTGGTCGCCAACGCGGCGTTCTACTACGGACTGGTGCGCACCCTGGCCGAGGAGCCCCGTCCGCTGTGGAAGCGGCTGCCGTTCGAGGACGCGGCGGCGAACTTCGACGCGGCCTGCCGACACGGCGTCGAGGCCGAACTTCGCTGGCCTCGGCCGGGCCGCTCGGGCGGGGTGGCCGCCGTTCCGGCCACGCGGCTGGTCCTCGACGAACTGCTGCCGATGGCCGCGGCGGGCCTGGACGCCTGGCACATCGAACCCGTGGACCGCGACTTCTACCTGGGAGTGATCGAGGAGCGGTGCCGCCGCCGGACCAACGGTGCCTCCTGGCAGGCGGACACCTTCCACAAGGCGCTGGGAACGGGACTCGACCGCACGGCGGCCCTCGCGGCGATGACGCGGCGCTACGCCGAGCTGATGTACCAGGGCGAGCCGGTACACACCTGGCCGGTGGGGATCGACTGACGGGCGTGCGGTCGCGGGGTCGGTCGGGGAAGCCGTCCCGTTCCCCGGCTCTCCGCGGGCGGCGCGGCCCGCCGTCCGGGCCGCGCCGCCCTGATGGGCCGTGCCACGGGAATGGCGTCCGCGGGGGACCGTCGCGCATGATCTCCGTACCCGTACGCGATGGGGAAGTGGAGACAGGTGTGGTGTCGGATCAACGAGCGGTGGCCGGTTCGTTTCCTCCCGAAGGGCTACCGCGCGCCGTGCTGCGGTCCGAGACGGCCATCGTGCTGGCGCTGTCCCTCGGGGCGAGCGGGGTGTCGGCCTGCATCAGCTTCATCGGATCACTGACCAAGCCCGGTGGACTCAAGGAGCAGGCGGCCACGCTCAACGGCTCGTACGCGCCCGGCCGGCCCTGGCTCGACCTCGCCTGGCAGTTGTTCGGCATCGCGTCCGCTCTGGTGCCGGTCGTCCTCGTCGCGCACCTGCTGATGCGCGAAGGTGCCGGGATGCGTGCGATCGGCTTCGACCGGACCAGGCCGTGGCCCGATCTGGGACGGGGGGCGCTGGTCGCCGCCGGGATCGGCGGCGCCGGGCTCGCGTTCTATCTGGGCGCGCGGGCCGCCGGGTTCAACCTGACCGTCGTGCCGGAGGCGCTGCCGGACGTCTGGTGGAAGTATCCGGTGCTCATCCTCTCGGCGCTCCAGAACGCCGTACTCGAGGAGGTCGTCGTCGTCGGCTATCTGCTGCGCAGACTGGGCCAGTTGGGCTGGACTCCGACGGCCGCGCTACTGGCGAGCGCGGTGCTGCGCGGCTCGTACCACCTGTACCAGGGCATCGGCGGGTTCGTCGGCAACATGGTCATGGGCGTCGTCTTCGTGTGGCTCTACCGGCGCTGGGGACGCGTCGGTCCGCTGGTGGCGGCGCACGCGCTGCTGGACGTCGTCGCCTTCGTCGGGTACGGCCTGCTCGCCGGGAAGGTCGGCTGGCTGCCCACCGGGTAGGCGGCGGGCCCGAGCCGAGGGGCGTACGGCGTGCCGGTCTCCGGCCGCCCTACGCCCCTCGTGACGTCCGGGACCGGTCAGGCGTTCAGTTCGCCGTCGACGACGGTGACCGCGCGGCCGGTCAGCAGGGTGCGGTCGCCACGCAGGCGCGTGCGCACGACGCCGGTGCGCGCGCCGCCCTGGAAGCCGGTCAGG encodes:
- a CDS encoding DUF5999 family protein, whose translation is MCQHQPACPTAASADREAARLMAHHPEQGWSLLCNGVLLFEDTGELLPDGQIIAPHRPLAAGRVAKAA
- a CDS encoding glutamate-cysteine ligase family protein; this translates as MGEKVVADGFALSDRQRYRRKLQQCLAALARLLDERRFDRPRNLIGLEIELNLAGSDGMPRMVNGAVLERIASSDFQTELGMFNLEVNIAPHRIGGRVFDRLAEELRIGLGYADRKAREVDSGVVMIGILPTLAQDDLVFENLSDVDRYTLLNDQIVSARGEDFTLDIQGVERLACTSTSIVPEAACTSVQLHLQVTPGRFSAVWNAAQATAAVQTAIGANSPFLFGRELWRESRPPLFQQATDTRPPELQTQGVRPRTWFGERWVDSVYDLFEENLRYFPALLPICDEEDPLRVLEEGGVPRLQELVLHNGTVYRWNRPVYGWVDGVPHLRVENRVLPAGPTVTDVVANAAFYYGLVRTLAEEPRPLWKRLPFEDAAANFDAACRHGVEAELRWPRPGRSGGVAAVPATRLVLDELLPMAAAGLDAWHIEPVDRDFYLGVIEERCRRRTNGASWQADTFHKALGTGLDRTAALAAMTRRYAELMYQGEPVHTWPVGID
- a CDS encoding CPBP family intramembrane glutamic endopeptidase produces the protein MISVPVRDGEVETGVVSDQRAVAGSFPPEGLPRAVLRSETAIVLALSLGASGVSACISFIGSLTKPGGLKEQAATLNGSYAPGRPWLDLAWQLFGIASALVPVVLVAHLLMREGAGMRAIGFDRTRPWPDLGRGALVAAGIGGAGLAFYLGARAAGFNLTVVPEALPDVWWKYPVLILSALQNAVLEEVVVVGYLLRRLGQLGWTPTAALLASAVLRGSYHLYQGIGGFVGNMVMGVVFVWLYRRWGRVGPLVAAHALLDVVAFVGYGLLAGKVGWLPTG